The following proteins come from a genomic window of Micromonospora zamorensis:
- a CDS encoding anthranilate synthase component I family protein: protein MTSVTLSAINPLSLYTALSECRPHDDLYLFESLDGPAQDRYAAAVGWDTLAELRFIADRLEVICDGPLGDALSAVLTAVLGEPARHHAPERVWSVSGPPEVWAAVRAVQRAFAVRTTAPADSFAFGFLTTLAYEAARDMDELSVDRVVDDIPRCTLVLFRHTVWWDLRAGTVRQLTASGPHLPPDSGAPRLSELLAGLPDDHAAVPVAPPPTLVRDTVDEETFAARVKQCLRHIEVGDSYQIQIGHRIDVETALTPLEVYRRLRHRNPSPYMYLTPWAGGTIIGASPELFLRVDEGRLSMRPIAGTAARSADPETDRRLVAELTASEKERAEHVMLVDLCRNDIGRVCVPGTLSVDAMFDVEPFAYVHHLVSTVSGQLADDADVWAAICAAFPAGTMTGAPKLRSMEIIDGLEDEPRGVYAGSIGLVDVRGYAVLALCIRTAVHDGRRYRTQASAGVVADSTPGAEWRETLAKMSATFWALTGTELLP from the coding sequence GTGACATCCGTCACACTGTCGGCAATCAATCCATTGTCGCTCTACACGGCACTCTCCGAATGTCGTCCGCACGACGATCTGTATCTCTTCGAAAGCCTAGACGGCCCGGCTCAGGACCGCTATGCGGCGGCAGTCGGCTGGGACACTCTCGCCGAGTTGCGGTTCATCGCCGACCGGCTTGAGGTGATCTGCGACGGTCCGCTCGGCGACGCCCTGTCCGCCGTCCTCACGGCGGTCCTGGGCGAGCCGGCCCGGCACCACGCGCCGGAGCGGGTCTGGTCGGTTTCCGGGCCACCCGAGGTCTGGGCGGCGGTCCGGGCCGTGCAACGGGCCTTCGCGGTGCGGACCACCGCCCCCGCCGACAGCTTCGCCTTCGGCTTCCTCACCACCCTGGCGTACGAGGCCGCGCGGGACATGGACGAGCTCTCCGTCGACCGGGTGGTCGACGACATCCCACGCTGCACCCTCGTGCTGTTCCGGCACACCGTCTGGTGGGACCTGCGCGCCGGCACCGTGCGGCAGCTCACCGCCAGCGGCCCGCACCTGCCACCCGACAGCGGCGCTCCCCGGCTGTCGGAACTGCTCGCCGGGCTTCCCGACGATCACGCGGCGGTGCCGGTCGCCCCACCGCCCACCCTGGTGCGGGACACCGTCGACGAGGAGACGTTCGCCGCCCGGGTCAAGCAGTGCCTGCGGCACATCGAGGTGGGGGACAGCTACCAGATCCAGATCGGCCACCGGATCGACGTGGAGACGGCTCTCACCCCGCTGGAGGTCTACCGGCGGCTGCGGCACCGCAACCCGTCGCCGTACATGTACCTGACGCCCTGGGCCGGCGGGACCATCATCGGGGCGAGCCCCGAGCTGTTCCTCCGCGTCGATGAGGGCCGGCTGTCCATGCGCCCGATCGCGGGCACCGCCGCCCGCAGCGCCGACCCGGAGACCGACCGCCGGCTGGTGGCCGAGCTGACGGCCAGCGAGAAGGAGCGGGCCGAGCACGTCATGCTGGTCGACCTCTGCCGCAACGACATCGGTCGGGTCTGCGTGCCGGGGACGCTCAGCGTGGACGCGATGTTCGACGTCGAGCCATTCGCGTACGTGCACCACCTGGTGTCCACCGTCTCCGGGCAGCTCGCGGACGACGCCGACGTCTGGGCGGCGATCTGCGCCGCCTTCCCGGCCGGCACCATGACCGGCGCGCCGAAGCTGCGCTCCATGGAGATCATCGACGGGTTGGAGGACGAACCCCGGGGCGTCTACGCCGGCTCGATCGGCCTCGTCGACGTACGCGGGTACGCGGTGCTGGCGCTCTGCATCCGCACCGCCGTGCACGACGGTCGCCGCTACCGCACCCAGGCCTCCGCCGGGGTCGTGGCCGACTCCACGCCCGGGGCCGAGTGGCGGGAGACGCTGGCCAAGATGAGCGCCACGTTCTGGGCCCTGACCGGTACGGAGCTGCTGCCGTGA
- a CDS encoding anthranilate synthase component II, which yields MKVLLVDAYDSFTHIIDQYLRTLGARTVVVRSRSRSTEQLAALRPDAVVLGPGPGHPAESGHVELVHAFAGQVPLLGVCLGHQAIGLAYGGTVTVARHLMHGKTSVVAHDGRGVFAGAPAPLTVTRYHSLIVADPAPPALEITARSSDDGYVMGVRHLTLPVEGVQFHPESVLTEDGLRLFDNFLGRASAALPAAGTGAVGSP from the coding sequence GTGAAGGTCCTGCTCGTCGACGCGTACGACAGTTTCACCCACATCATCGACCAGTACCTGCGGACCCTCGGCGCGCGGACCGTGGTGGTCCGTTCCCGGTCGCGGTCCACCGAGCAGCTCGCCGCCCTGCGGCCGGACGCGGTGGTGCTCGGCCCCGGGCCGGGGCACCCCGCCGAGTCCGGGCACGTGGAGCTGGTGCACGCCTTCGCCGGCCAGGTGCCGCTGCTCGGCGTCTGCCTCGGGCATCAGGCGATCGGCCTCGCGTACGGGGGAACGGTCACCGTCGCCCGGCACCTGATGCACGGCAAGACGAGCGTGGTCGCCCACGACGGCCGAGGTGTCTTCGCCGGCGCGCCCGCCCCGCTCACCGTCACCCGCTACCACTCGCTGATCGTCGCGGACCCGGCCCCGCCGGCCCTGGAGATCACCGCGCGCTCGTCCGACGACGGCTACGTGATGGGGGTACGACACCTGACCCTGCCGGTGGAGGGGGTGCAGTTCCACCCGGAGAGCGTGCTCACCGAGGACGGGCTGCGCCTGTTCGACAACTTCCTGGGCCGCGCGTCGGCGGCACTGCCGGCAGCCGGCACCGGGGCGGTGGGGTCGCCATGA